CTTAAATAGGAACACTAAATCCGACGTATGGAgtaatcataaataaaatattaatttatttttttggattaagaaataaaatattaaattattaatagtaaatacatttattttaatttttttgagaaaaatagtaaaaagcATTTAGGCTAACCCTAATTCATTCCCAACTAAAATGCCAGCAAAGGTCGcgtatctatctatctatataaacACGCCTTTACTTCTCATTACCTCACATTACAAACCATCCACCCTTTTTTTTAATTCCATcgcttctctctctctctctctctctttgttTCTTGCCACAATCcctaattttgttttcattgtttgtGAATGGTAGAAACCCTAAGCGATTCTGATTTCATGCGCTTCTCCCTTTTTCAATCAAGAAGGGTGAGCGCCAATCATCTCCCAGTTTCTTCTTCAATTGCTTTCGCTTTCGCTTCCTGCAAACAAGGCTGGTACTACCGCTGCCTTGGCGTAGACCCCTGAATTTTCAATTCCCAATtcacaattttgttttctttcttttgagattcgtttttgttttcattgttttggGAAAATTTCTTCCGATCGGTGAATTTTTTGTAAAGATGTTGATGAGTAAGCAAAAGAAGAACGTGAACGTGAATGTGAAGAGGCTGTTAATCAGCATCAATGTTCTTGGAAGTGCTGGACCGATTCGCTTTGTCGTCAATGAAGAAGAGCTTGTGGCCACTGTTATTGATACTGCTCTCAAATCTTATGCTCGTGAAGGGAGGCTTCCTATCCTTGGAACTGATATCACAACTTTCGCTCTTTATTGTCCCCTTGTTGGATCTGATGGTAATTTTTCATTCCTTTTCTTCCAATTCaattctttgttttttaattttcattattcaattattgggtagcaaaaaaaaaaagtatttttttttatgttaattttgtttGCAATTTTAACCTCAATTAGGTTTTGAATCTTTAATTGTTACCATTGATTGAATTGTAAGgtgtttttggtattaaccccATTCCTCTGAGGAATGAGGAATGGTCCggtaacaaaaaattgtttttgtttgtccTTTTATGATTTGGGGGTAGAATTgtcaattatgttttttttgttgggaATTGAGAGTGAAGTTTCTGAATTATTATGTGTTTTGCAGCTTTGAGTCCATGGGAGAGAATTGGATCACACGGAGCTAGAAACTTCATGCTATGCAAGAAGCCACAGGCTAACAATGGAGTTGGTGATGCTGATAATGGGACTAGAGTGGTTTCTCGAAGTCGAAGGGGAGGTGGGAGCTGGAAGGCTTGGTTCAACAAGTCTCTGAATCTCAAGATTTCAACCCATTGATGAATTGATGAATcaagttttaaattttgtgtTGGCATTGAATAACTTTTATTGTGTTTTGTTCTGTGGTAATTAGTGAGTGCATGCCACAAATTTTTGTCAGTTTCTGTGTGTTCTCACTAGctaagacaactttttgtttaGGAGATTACTCTTTTCTTGAGATGTAGGTTTCAGTTTCAGCTTTGAtcgaataaaaaaaatcgaatttTAGTTCTTAAGCTCTTTTCTGATTCTTGATGTTGACTAGTTATTGCATTTGTGTGTGTATCTGGTTCTGTGGTGAAAAACAAGAAAGTGAttttctaattaaaattaagttgaaggaaagtaataaaaatttatataaaagtgacttaaacaataaatttgaataaaaaaaattaattatataattagaAACTAGAACTTATAGCGACAAAGAATCAATTGTGGAGTTAAAGATCAAATTTTAGTCTTAGAGAAATTATAcatgtgaaaattaattttacatatttAGAATGAATGTTGGCTGTTCCAGaattaaaaccaaaatataGAATTGAATGACATTAAATCCGTTTACCGTAGAgaattaaaaccaaaattaattgtGGAGTATTGGCTTATTTGAATTGATTCATAAATTCTGAAACGGTGAATGTTGCCAGATAGGATTCGCAGAGGATATACTAGTGTTCTGTTCTGTTATGAAACGTGCGAGTTGGATCTATTGGTGTGCTTTGCAGCGCAATTCATGCTGTGGAAATTCAACAGAAATTGTTTTAGTCAACAAAATTGTCAGCGGGAAAGTTGTTTTTTAAACTAACTACTCCGAATATTCCAAGTTGTTGATATTTATCTTTAGACTAATGCCTTATCTCTCAAGCTACCCACCTccactattataaataaataaagaatctctttaagtttattgaataataataataataataaatggagGAGTAAATTTGTCTTTGAATATTCACTCATTAATTAAATTTGCTCCTAACCAATTATAAGTTGGTTAATTGATGATTGATGCTGAAATTGGTAGGAAGGACTACGGTTCAATCCCggcaactgcgatcgagagaggctgaaatcatttgatatcAAAACTGACCACCCGAATCAGATAAAACCggtgatgaaagtaaaaaacaaattgctcttaaatatttcaaaatagctAAAACATTTTGTGAATGTTATATCAAGTTCATCTCTCCATCAATTTGGATCATTAACTGCTTACTTAGTGTCTTTTCACATCAACAACAAAGTTTTTAGAGACCAACTTGATTGTGATTGATTTTGAAAAttggattttaaaaaaaataaaattataataattttattattttgtctatCTACCAAAAAGAGAAATAGATTCACTGTTTACTGCGTTGTTCAGTTACTGCTTTCATCCGTCTGATAATTATGCAGTTGTTGCTTTCATCTCTCCGGTCTAATCAACAGTCAAAATTATTTAAGGTTGATATTTCATTGTGATTTACACTAAATCTATGGCTGATATTCATTACTCTCTACAACAGCGTCATTTCCACATCAAGGAATCTTAatcctataataataataataatgcaagCATGAAATGTATGGTGATAAGTTGGTTTGAACCTTGAAGACGCCAATtcaacaaataattgaaatattcTGAGTTGCTTATCAAATTGtgcatatattttaataaatattttaagaatCAGCTGTTTCTGAAccgaatatgaaataaaaacgTAGGAAAATGCTAGTACATATACaaataatattcatttatttaattatattaaaatccAACTTTGCCACAGGCTGTATAAGTGTACCTATCTATAGTAGCAGGCCTCCTCCTAGCGGTTTATCTTGGACATATTCTTTTTGACTTATTAGGCCGAACAGATGACTGAGAGTAACAAACCAACGGCCCAGAAGCTGCtggataaaaaatatgatagatTCTTTTACTTCTGTATACTATATATCATAAATTAATACTTATCATTATCATGTCATGTGCAGAATAGAAAGGTATTTCTGGAAGGAGGAATACAACCTTTTACTATAAGCACATAAAAGTGTATATGTCATATCtggtattttttattatatgtttgaCATGTGTTAATGTTATGTTGCTATTGATCGGTGAGGGAAGAGAACATTATTATTGAGCTCAAATTAGATGGAAACTGGTTCTAGTCCTTATTTATTTCCATAATTATAGATCTCACAATTTTTGTTAGGAGATTTATTTAAGAGTAGATTTggtgaaattgaaattttagtCAAGGAATCAGGTCCCAAAATTAATGGCTCTCAAAGGTGAGATTGGTAGAAAAAGAGTTAGACACATCGAATATTCTTTTTATGCAATTATAAAGATTAATTTTTATGCCgaattttttgagttttgaagaTTCAAATAGACAGTAAATTCTTCTTAAAAGTTTTAACATTGTTATATGTCCAAATCGGCGATCAAACTCAAAACTTTAATCAAGTTAGAAGAGATCCACGCAATCTCATATAAGCGGTGTTAGATACTAATACGAAAAATAGGTAAATGAAAGTGGACAGGTACTGATTATTAGGATTAACAAGTGTCCTATATGGTTTGATTAGAAAAAAGAACAATGCAAGTGTACGTCCGGTCCTATATGGTGGTGGTTGATGAGGACTGATATGAGAAAATCGTTcaaaatttaagcaaaacattTAGGTAGAAGTTCATAGTGTTTTGCATGTTCTTAGATTTCAATACtatttatttaacatttttgtagAACTGTGGCCCTTTCTATTAAGTTgagtgtcaatcaccactaaactaaTTATAACAATTGCTAAATTTCAATACcatttatttaaaactaaaaCATTTCATGGACAAGAAAAttaatttcactaaaataaGCTATCTAACATTTCCTCCATAAAGATATCCAAATCCAATCCGTATCATGAATCACTTTCCTATCCATAGAGAGTAGAGACCCACCACTTTGGCTAAAATTGTGTTTTGATATTTGGAATGCAAGATGCAATGTCCCCTTCTCGTACCCTATTTGATAGTTGCCACTCCAGGAATAGGGTGGGGGAACGTGTCTGGTTATTATTGCTATCAAAATACTATTAAAGTTGTACATATATGCATGTGTTTGATTCCATTTCTTTTGTGGTTGTGGTTGCACGCGGATCTTTGAAAGTGACAATCTCAAGTGAGAGTGATATGCTTTGGCACAATCATGTTAAACATGACCCCAATTTAATTGGGGATATAGAATCATTTCTAGATTGAATTATAAAAATGTATGTAACAAATActgaatatatataaataaatatacaaaataaaaattgttacaaATATCCAACTATGCTATAATGGTTCAAAGTTGAAAATTGATCCTCTCATGTGACACGAGACTCCGTTAAAATCTCTCTTATTTCGTTAAAATGGGTGTGTTGGGTGAAGTGGTTGATAGGTACATCGATTATGTCCAGTGAAGAGTTGTTCAATCTATTAAGGAGGGGATGAGTTTGAAGGAGTTTCTTGGTTTTTAGATAATTTAAGTCGAGTTGTAGTAGATGGAAAACATATACCGTTCTAGAGGATGTGAGTGAGAAAATTCATAGCTTTTCTTGGGTGTGAAGCTATGCAATAGATTTGATATACTTTTTAGTTCATCTAATAGCAAAGAAATGAGTGTTGCATATTGAAATGTTCGATAATGGGTTTGTTGCCGAGGGAAGGGAATGATGATGGAGGAAGAATTCATTTTAATGGGAGAGAGATATGGTCGAGGAATGTGTTTCCTTGGTAGTTCTAATTGTTTTGTTCATTATGTAGTTGAGAGGTGGACATAGCGAAATGTTTTCTTAACTACTTCCGCCACAAAGTGTCCATAAAGAGTTGTTGCGTAGAAAATATAGTTCGAAGTCTTATATTACTTAAAAAGGTAAAGGTTGAACAATATATTGAGAGAATTAATAAACTCAATACTTTAAGATTTTGAATAAAAGACGTGGTTTCAATTCACTTTTGGAATTACTCTTAACCTAATATGGATGACCTTCAGGCTCTCATGATTCAACAAAAATCTCAATTTCAGTCATTTAATTTAGAATAAAGTGGTACATCTGAAGGTGTCGTTGTTAgcttaaatattatttaacGTCAAGTTGCCGCCTAAGGATAATTCAacatgtcttaaaaaaaaaaactcctatttttttggtagaaaagctaaaaagaaaagaaaaaacaaaacaaaacaaaaaactaatcACGAAGGAACAAGGTTCCCATTGCGTCGTTCCTAAGAAGATCGCGAACGTCTTCTAATTAAAGGAGAATCATGAGTCATGAAGCCGGAATTCGAGGAGGCTTCAAGTGTAGTGAAGAAATCTACACATTGATTCTCCTCTCTAAGTGTATGATAAAGAGATACATTGTTTTGGGAGATCAGCTCATTTATATCTTGAATCAACACAacgtatatataatatttaatttgaggACTTTTGATGAGGTTGACACAGTATAGTATAAGaggcatattttttttattttgagaatattataaaaattgtattagGGTGGAGGAAGTActatgtactccctccgtcccaaaaagaatgacccagttaaccgaaacacgcatgccaatgcataactttggcgactaatatctttaattgtataatagtaaaaattataaaaaaattgatattttgaaaatactcatcgagacgaatctaacaacatcttatatgttaatatttatttttatttattagtagaaaaatatggtcaaaacaatatatataaatagtgcatatattcaaaatgtgtcattctttttgggacggagggagtactatgtAGGGTCATAGGGGAAAGCAACCATTAATAAGAAGTGTACGGAGGCAAGTCATGTGTGcctgaaattatttttttaatgtcgTCATCTTTGAACTACAAAAGGcttgttttctttattatttgataaaaggctcatataagatttttttttggactacAAAAGGCTaatattatctttatatatttaCCAAAAATATAACACTATCTTTTATGGGTCCGTGCAAATGCAAGGAAATGTCTTATTCACTTGCCGTTGTGACTTATCAGTTGAGTATAAAAAAAGGACTCATCAATTTTTAGAATTTGTTCATTACCtatataacaaaatatttattatcctcttttttttttacaataacaaaatatttattatcctcttaaaaaattatatttcagaTCCAATCCACAAACCCAACTTTctctcttgtaacaaaaaaaaatatccaccAACCCTacaattttctaaaattttcactttatcctttttaaatttttctctctatgacattttaaatttcaaaaatcttgaattttagttctctgatttttttttttacaacaattgTGATTTTCTCTAACACAACTTACTCTttattatagttttattttatgattacTTAGTAGCTATCAAGTGGAGATACACAGTACGAGTATCATATCAGGTGGCACTACGGAATTTGGAGAgactatattattttataattgaaattTAGGTTTAACTCAATcttaagatgaaaattatttaaaaatcatattCAAACTATCTTATATCCGATATGAGGTTcttaacaatatatattttttcgcAATATTTGAAATTGACGATATAATACATTAacatatttttacaaaaaaaataataattatatgcaGGTAGAGTATACTCCATTGAAGGTAGATGAAGTAAAATATCAGGCGTTAAGATTCTTCATTGACTGACCCAACACAAGGGAAGGTAGATGAAGTAAGATTTTGGGCCTCTACCTAAAAAAAGCCCTCCAGTCCAAAGGTTTAGCCCAATTATGTCCACACCTCCCTTGCATCTCACTGTGGGCATGTTATCTTGTGTATGATTATTGTATGACATTAAGGACCAAATGAGAAGTCTATGTAGTGTTTTTTATGACATGTTAAACGTTTTCCAAATGTTAGTGTTGTAATTAATTATACGGAAAGGCTCTAGAGATTGATTTGATGCTGATCAGTGATCAGTTACTCCACTTTTTTGTAGTTTTTGATTCATTGTTTAAATGGATTGTTCAAATAGAACAAATTTGGTCCGGTTGATGTGGGACACTGAACTAAGAAACACATGCTCATTTCATTTGAATGCTAGCTGTTATAAATGCTTGCAGCATCTGGGGTTTATTAGCCGTTCAATTGGCTTTGGAAACATCTCCCACTATTCTGTTACTTGATTTCTCTTCTTTGCCCATTCTTCTTAGGTGTTGGCCGTACTGCACTGTTAGCATGAACCACATGCTATGCTATAATGTCAGAAGATATTTAAATTCATTATCTGTATGTATTGTGTCCTGCACTGGAACCGAACCGACCCGACCCGACCCTCTATTAGGTATAGAGGTTTAAGTGATCTCAAGGGTTATCCACTAACCCGCCCGGTTCGGTTATATAAAAATAGGATATGGATCATCTCTAGTTCCTTCTCTCGTGTTTTTTCTTTTGCCATCATCTCAATCATTTACTCATCTTTTTTCTCCTctgctctatttttttttctttcttttgttgatCAACAATCATTGGATTAGAAAAAGGAGAGAGGGTTGGATACAAAATGCTGAAGAGaatataattccataaaaatattatttgtgtcCATAACCTATTCGTACATTGGAACGAGTCCTCGACAAGTGTAATTAACTTTTAGTATAGAGTTTCAAACAAACTTTTACATACACAAGAACGGTCAAGAATCGAACTTTAAACACTCTGTCTAATAGATCCAACGTCCAAGACTTTATCCAATTGGATCAATTTATTATAAATTGGTTtattctctattttttattatattttattatctatTACCAATTGGACCAATTTATATCTAATTAtcttattctcattttttttacggaaagtATGTAGCCCTATTTATTCGTTACTTGGTAGCtggtttatttttaaatatgggAGTATAACTATAAGGCTCAGTATtgacaacaaatatattattgagCATCTAAAATTGAACAACATGAAGTGTTTCTTCTATCCAAATCATATTTGGGTCTTGTAGGGCATATTGGGCCAACTGATGGGCCGCTTCATTCCCATCCCTCTTCACATGCccaaaattaaaatgtttgtaCAATGTAATATAATCGATGATTTTGCTTCAAAAATAATAGAAAGGTGACTTTTTTAAGCAGCTAAAAATTAAAGCATTTTACTGTCATGGAttataatatgaatttttttatgttactcataaaagattattttgtttgtattttgtcaaataaccgattatcccaaaagcttaagttGTTAGCATAGAgtcacatcaatggttttatattatttctaacatattttttttgttaaacattcatttttaatattcgaGCATAACTTCAAAATAATCGGAATAGATCGTCTCTTACTATACTTAGTATTTCATAActgttttttgtttcaaatagcAGCAAAATTCACATATATGTGTTAAAAAGTGAGAGATCACAAATTCACATATATGTGTTAAAAATTACAGGATATCTAAATCAATTCTTCCAAATCAACCATAGACATAATTAATTACTATCATGtgcaaaatttataatattaatacatTCATTAATTTAATCTAGCTATGTGCTCCAATTGATCCATAAGATAAATATGCTCCACCCGTGATATTATTCAATGAATAGGAATATTCATACGTACATTAAAGTGGATAAGGATGAATGAATAAGTTTCCCATGAAAATTAAATAGTGGTGTGAGTTTTTAGTAAactcaaaaggaaaaaaaaaaaaagaaaaggagaatcGAATGAAGCAATAACGTGGAAGGTTAGGAATAGATAGATACTACTACTATATAGTGAGAGGACCAATTAATCAACCTACTATGATATAAAgtatatgaatatgatataGTCAAAGAAAGCTCAAAAGTATGCTTGAAGCATAATAAGCATTGTTTTACCATTCAACAGAAACAGCAGGTCATATTCAGGTCCCCCACATGCTTAACTGTTGTAACCACACGAGTGTGATTATTCAGACTCTGTCCATCACAAACTAACAACGTGGCACCTAATTTCTACTGTTCCACAAACATTTATGCTCAGCCACCGCCGCATTATATGCTTTCAATTCCCATTTTTAAAGCCCACATCACTCACATctttgttcaattttacaacCACCTAATTGACTTTGTTTATGCAATGTACTAGTAGTCTATAATAATAGTCTATAGAGTACTTGTTACTACTACTAATTGTCTTCCACAATTTGTAGAATTTGCTTTCCAATAAGGCCAatgctagggtgggagaccatgacatgtctctcaccggtgcaccatatgatatgtggattggattgaatgtgtacatgatattatggtgtactgtcagtattatattatttatatttttttgaaaaaaaaaagttttaaatttttctggaaaaaagttttctatctttttttcgggcacaaaattttcgattttttcttttggaaaaaaaGTTCCTGATTTTTGGGGGAAAAAATTTCGATTTCACATAAAAGCAATTCCAGAGTTTTTCTGGGAAAAAAATTTTCCGTttttttttcgggaaaaaagtttcggatatttttcaaaaaaaaaaagtttttgtttttttatggaaaaagttcagatttttcccaaaaaaagtttccgattttttgggaaaaatagtttcgaaatgttcacctaaaaattattgtcgatacaaaaaagagtaaaaaaatagaaaatatttgaaactttttttccgaataaaatattggatctttttcagaaaaaaaatcggaaactttattttcggaaaatatccgaaacttttttttttgaaaaaagaacgaaaacttttttgttcagcaaagactccggaattgtttttttctaaaatcgaaacttttttccttaaaaatttggaacttttttttcgaaaaaaaaaaccgaaattttttttccaaaaaaaaatagaaaaattttatccggaaaaattgaaaactttttttttcaaaaaaattaataaataatataatactgacagtacaccataatatcatgtacacattcaatccaatccacatatcatatggtgcaccggtgagagacatgtcatggtctcccaccctagcatTGGCCTTCTAATAATTCCTTTTGACTAAgctaattctttttctttttcttaacaATAATGAGGGCTTGAGATATTAAATGAGATAGCAATTTCTAAAATATCTGCTACTAATGTATAATGTCACTAGGACAAATATCAAAGAAAACACATTCAATATTCATACAACATCCATGATTAGTTAGAGCGTATGGACTATTTAGTATCTCAATATGAATGTTGCACCGACAATTTCCAATTCAAAGTTAAGAGTCTTCGAATCTTCTCGGCAAGAGACCTACCAAACATACTACCACAACCATTTGCATGAACAGCCATCGCAGAATCCACATTCAATTTcacatatgaaaattttaatcttCCAGTATAAATGAGTCCTTCACAAGTTTCTCACAACTCTACTACATACGCTACCAAAGCCAACCAATTTAGCGAATCCATCCAACCATTCACCATCACTCCCTCTAATAATTCCACACATTCAATCGAGCCATCTTCACTACGAGCCCCATCTTACTTAAGTTAGCTTTCCAGCTCAACAGTTTAGCATTAGTTTGCTCAATTATATAGTTGAAATCTTCTCTCTTAGGTGTGGTACCTATCAATGGGACACCAAAAATACTTTCCATGATTGACA
This portion of the Trifolium pratense cultivar HEN17-A07 linkage group LG3, ARS_RC_1.1, whole genome shotgun sequence genome encodes:
- the LOC123917127 gene encoding uncharacterized protein At4g22758 produces the protein MLMSKQKKNVNVNVKRLLISINVLGSAGPIRFVVNEEELVATVIDTALKSYAREGRLPILGTDITTFALYCPLVGSDALSPWERIGSHGARNFMLCKKPQANNGVGDADNGTRVVSRSRRGGGSWKAWFNKSLNLKISTH